The stretch of DNA CTTTATGTCTCGCCGCTGATCGATAGCGCGGGGCGGCAAACCGGCTGGATGTCGTCGATGACCGACATCACCGAACCCAAACGGGCCCGCGAAGAACTCGCCGCCGCCCATGAACGCTTCACCACCGTGCTGGAGAGCCTTGACGCGGCGGTCTCGGTGCTGGCCGCCGACGAGGCCGAGCTGCTGTTCGCCAACCGCTACTACCGCCATCTGTTCGGCATCCGGCCCGACGGCCATCTGGAACTCGCCGGTGACGCCTTCGATGCGGGCGAGGCCTCATCGGATTCGATCGACATGGTCGACGCCTATGCCGGCCTGCCCGCTGCGGCCCTGACTGAAAGCGCCGCCGATGCCCAGGAAGTCTATGTGCAGAGCATCCAGAAATGGTTCGAAGTGCGGCGCCAGTATATTCAGTGGGTGGATGGGCATCTGGCGCAAATGCAGATCGCCACCGATATCACCACGCGCAAGGAAGCCCAGGAGCTGGCACGGCAGCAAGACGAAAAACTGCAGTTCACCAGCCGCCTGATGACGATGGGCGAAATGGCGTCGTCGCTGGCGCATGAGCTCAATCAGCCGCTGGCCGCGATCAACAACTACTGCTCCGGCGCGGTCGCGCTGGTGCGCTCGGGGCGCTCCACGGCGGACAACCTGTTGCCCGCCCTCGAAAAAACCTCGCAGCAGGCGGTGCGCGCCGGGATGATCATCAAGCGCATCCGCGAGTTTGTAAAACGCAGCGAACCCAAACGCCAGGCCAGCCGTGTCGCGGATATCGTCGCCGATGCCGTCGGTCTCGCTGAAATCGAGGTACGCAAGCGCCGCATCCGCATCGTCACCGAACTGCGCTCGCGCCTGCCCGTGATCTACGTTGACCCTGTACTGATCGAACAGGTGCTGGTGAACCTGCTCAAAAACGCCGCCGAAGCCATGTATGACGCCGCCCCTCAGGCGCCTGATCCGGTGATCCGGATCGTCGTGCGGCTCGATCATGGTTTTGTCTGCATCAGCGTGATCGACCAGGGGCCCGGTGTCGATGAAAAAACCGCCGAGCGCCTGTTCGAACCGTTTTACAGCACCAAGTCCGACGGTATGGGCATGGGGCTGAACATCTGCCGTTCGATTATCGAATCGCACCGGGGGCGCCTGTGGGTCGTCAACAATCTTGAAGCCGACGGCCGCATCACAGGCGCCACCTTCCATTGCAGCTTGCCTGTTGGAGATCCTGACGTTCCAGGTCAAAGCGGGACACAGGCCTTCCCATCACGAACCGTTACGAGAGAGCTATGAACAGTCCCAGTCTGGCCGTCACACAGGAAACTGTCTTTGTTGTCGATGACGATGAGGCCGTGCGCGATTCGCTGCGCTGGCTGCTGGAAGCGAATGGTTATCGCGTCCAGTGCTTCGCCGGAGCCGAACAGTTTCTCGAAGCCTGGCAGCCCCATCAGCACCCCGGCCAGATCGCTTGCCTGATCCTTGACGTGCGCATGCCCGGCATGAGCGGCCTTGAGTTGCAAGAGCGCCTGATGGCCGACGATGCCCTGCTGCCGATCATCTTCGTCACGGGCCACGGCGACGTGCCGATGGCCGTTTCGACGATGAAAAAAGGCGCGATGGATTTCATCGAAAAGCCGTTCGATGAAGCCGAATTGCGCAAGCTCGTCGAACGCATGCTGGAGCGCGCACGCAACGAAAGCAGCAGCGTGCAGCAGCAGCGCGCCACTTCGGAGCGGCTCAGCCGGCTGACCGCGCGCGAACACCAGGTGCTGGAGCGGATCATGGCCGGACGCCTGAACAAGCAGATTGCCGACGATCTGGGCATCAGCATCAAGACCGTCGAAGCGCATCGCGCCAACATCATGGAAAAACTCAACGTCAACACGGTCGCTGACTTGCTGCGTCTCGCGCTCTCCAATAAGCCGCAGCCGCCGCAGTAAATCAAGCTCGCGGTTATCGTTTGCCGCTGTTTTCGCCCGCGCTGCGGTGCGTCACCGCTCGCGCGCGGCGTCCCATGAGGCGCCGCGCGGGCGGCCTGGCCCCGGCACACCGGTATAATGCCGCCCCTTGCGGCCATGCCAGGCCGTGCCGTTTGCACAGGTATAGCCGCTCGGGCCGCTCGGCGGCAGCCCGGCGCGCACGGCAGGCATGGCAGGCATGGCGGGCATGGCGGGCATGACGGATACCCGCGCGCGTCACGGTTTTTCCTCCCGGGAAATCCTCCCGCATCCGCTTTCCTGATACACCGCGATACACCGATACACCGATACACCGATACACCGGTACACCCATCCACTGCTCCACTCCTCGACCGACCATGACAGCCCAACTGATCGACGGCAACGCCCTTTCGAAAACCCTGCGCGCCGAGGTCGCCACGCGCGCCGCCACGCTTGCTGCCCGTGGCCATCAGCCAGGTCTCGCCGTCGTGCTGGTTGGCGACAATCCGGCCAGCGAAGTCTATGTGCGCAACAAGATCAAGGCTTGTGCGGACAACGGCCTCGCCTCGACCTGCGAGCGCTATCC from Paraburkholderia hayleyella encodes:
- the fixL gene encoding oxygen sensor histidine kinase FixL, with translation MLTERLFARSARPSGSPADSSPSRWHHGPWWSNSYLLTPLLSILVFLIVMSLILWSLNRRERQQQEDTLYRNVAWAQQQIRLSMTSSQEQVQALARDLVVARADPHSFQKATADIMQGHPEILYMNWYISEQQPRWPTTALSIFSQRLTRPSDAQMDEAVKAAFSEARSTRRQIYSPLIYDDLGNGYLTLQTPVYREREFLGSIATVFSIEGILKHDIPPELSAKYKISIIDVNNRELATTSTRPRLPRDASYDLPLDPPGQGVSVRVYAYPQMTNFTNNTLVWLVAGLSCFVLWSLWSLWKHTRQRFEAQQALYAEAFFRRAMENSVLIGMRVLDMHGRITHVNPAFCRMTGWDESDLVGKLAPFPYWPHDAYPEMQRQYEMTLRGKAPSSGFELRVRRKDGSLFHARLYVSPLIDSAGRQTGWMSSMTDITEPKRAREELAAAHERFTTVLESLDAAVSVLAADEAELLFANRYYRHLFGIRPDGHLELAGDAFDAGEASSDSIDMVDAYAGLPAAALTESAADAQEVYVQSIQKWFEVRRQYIQWVDGHLAQMQIATDITTRKEAQELARQQDEKLQFTSRLMTMGEMASSLAHELNQPLAAINNYCSGAVALVRSGRSTADNLLPALEKTSQQAVRAGMIIKRIREFVKRSEPKRQASRVADIVADAVGLAEIEVRKRRIRIVTELRSRLPVIYVDPVLIEQVLVNLLKNAAEAMYDAAPQAPDPVIRIVVRLDHGFVCISVIDQGPGVDEKTAERLFEPFYSTKSDGMGMGLNICRSIIESHRGRLWVVNNLEADGRITGATFHCSLPVGDPDVPGQSGTQAFPSRTVTREL
- the fixJ gene encoding oxygen response regulator transcription factor FixJ, which codes for MNSPSLAVTQETVFVVDDDEAVRDSLRWLLEANGYRVQCFAGAEQFLEAWQPHQHPGQIACLILDVRMPGMSGLELQERLMADDALLPIIFVTGHGDVPMAVSTMKKGAMDFIEKPFDEAELRKLVERMLERARNESSSVQQQRATSERLSRLTAREHQVLERIMAGRLNKQIADDLGISIKTVEAHRANIMEKLNVNTVADLLRLALSNKPQPPQ